The sequence below is a genomic window from Dromaius novaehollandiae isolate bDroNov1 chromosome 7, bDroNov1.hap1, whole genome shotgun sequence.
cctggccctctcacgcgctctctttgtcccCCTGCTGCTGGTATGAGGAAGgggccgagaagctgtggtttctggcctgcgtctgcaccctctgcgCAGCAGCCAGCTCCAATGCCTTGTTACGGGAGgagcttttgctctgcaaatgggaactggcggagtcgctggagatgaggggagaggggaccgccagcaggcctggtggagggggcactggcccagcgatgagggcaggatgggcagCGGGTATCTTGTGAGGTATCTGCGGAGTGACTGCTGGGTGATGTGAGGGccggtgctcagaggcctcatcctgTTGTGCGACACAGCAGGCACggtgaggaggaggcagcttgctGAACCTGTACCAGCAGTGTGTGGCTGGGCAGGGGATGCTGGGTAACATGGCACTTTGGAGGGCGCCTGGTAaggtgggcagggcctggggggagctgggctgcttggggtgggctggggagcaagatctgtgaggggctgtgtgtgtgcctagggctcatcAGGCAGCACATGAAGCActagggcgaggagaagctggaggacatctgcaagggtgagcgagggcagcagcctATCAGCTGGGCTGGTGGGGAAGAAGTGGGGAAGACCCCACCCTGTCATTGCCAGCACATGGGCCAAACACCCTCAggtgccctggggacagcctgcctgggcaggtgcagctgcaatagctatgaagtgctctgccagcaaactggatgaatgttatggaaattaggcttgtcggccaccataacggggcccgaccctaggttcccgcagaaaatttcacagccaaatcaaaacaaattaaataattaaattttaatgacgcacgtgcagtaattacagctcgaggtgggtgcctcaaatcctgggcaattatagttttttcaacttacatttcccacccctcacgtggtagttagaccaatagtaattttttggtctggggtctcctgctcctcattggctctcatcgtcattctgaggcaagctgtctttctccttatttttgtttttttgcggtctctgatgacggttgtacctctgtttttgttgggtcttactgttgtgccttaaggtcctgaggaggaggcgATTCCAAACCACAAcaatcaacactgccccagcagcgagcCAAGGCCCCGTCCCCCAAGGTCCCAACGCCCTGCACCGGTCCCACtccaaagccttgacaccctccccctCGGAGTgcgagacgcattcctgcagacaccctccctttcccagtgtgagacgcaggaacgcggACTGCCTGcaacctccccaccctcccagcttgaaccagctctgaggccctcttcttactggactaaggaaaagttcattattttatctaagtgcggcccaaggccccagcaaattcagccacccATGCCAAGCAAGTTCCATACAAGTTgcgctaagcggctacctctagacagtttcagtgcgctattctttaacaatgaaGTCTCTCCTCCAGGTGCTAATGACCTTTCCCAGCCCACCTGCAGGAATGTTTTCTCCCTCCCAATTCCTGTCTCTCAGACTTTGCAGGCTTTGCCCAGAGTTGGCACGTGCCACAGCCATCTCCAGTGTACAGATCCTCaggcaaaaggagagggaaaccaGGTGTCGGGGCTGAcgctgcagggctggcacaaactgtatgcacagccccagcccccatggccctggggagcTCATGATGCCACCAGCAGGCCATGCGATCCCCTTGACATCTCTCCTGCCCCAGACACCGAGGTGGCAGTCATGGCCAGGCCTCtatggctgcacttgtgaggcagCGCCCACCATACCTCTTGAAccaggcactgccccagcaagggcacttgttccccaaactcccccaaagagaactggaggaagaggagggctgccAGTGTCCAACTACATCAGCTCCgtaggtgcagggcctggggctgtGGAGGGGAGAAACGGATTTCTCTTCCCAGGGCTTGTATGTCTTCTTCCCCGGcccaccaaagaaaaagaaagaagaaagcgagagaagagggagagaaaaggcgtGTGAAGGCTTCAagcctggggctggagccagcagtggggcagtgggaggatggcagctgagggctggaggcagcagctgctgcacctcTGGGCAGTCGCTGACTTGGGTGCTCTGCTGGAgacgagctgccctgggagaaGGCTGTCGCtcctgtgcccgggcagtgccatcgctgagcccagcccccagggctggggctgctcctcgcGCCGTGGCACAACGAGAGGTGCGGCTGGTTTCTCGGCCTTCTGGAGTGGGCGCgctgccaagcagcagagcccaggggctggcatggctgcagggaggctgctcaGCCCCCTGCTACAGCCAGCAGTTCTCTTCGGAAGCGCACAGAGGCCAgcgcagctgcattttctgtcccTGCCCTGGAGGGAAAGCTGAAGCCACCACACTGGGGAGCTGAAGGAGGCAAACGGTGCCGCGCAGCCGCCGACTCCAGCACAAACGGCGGCGTTTGAACAGCGCGGCTGCAGCGGGCCCCGAGCCGCAGCGGCCAGACCCCCCGGGACCGGGCCCAGCCGGTTGCagcccgccccaacggccgcgccccgcccctcgcggtccagcgccgcagccaatggggggagccgccgcggcgcgcgggcacgtggtgggcggggccgccgggccgcgtgcggcgcaggcgcaggcgcgggcgcgggggcgggggcgggggcagcgcggggccggtgctggggcggcgggggcggggcaggaggcgcctgccggcgggggcagcgcggagcccggagcggcgggtgggagcgggagcgggagcggcgaggcgaggcgaggcgaggcgaggcgaggcggcagcTCGGGAGCAGCCGGGTGGGAGCAGTGGCCCGACGCTGCCGTGCTGCGAGGCAGCCGCCCCTGCAGCATGGGGCTCTGTGATGGCGTTGGCTGGGTGGCCTCGGGGCCAGGCGGGTGAGCAGGAGGGAGGCGGCACGTCTGGCCCCTCGGTGCCTCCGGTGGCCTTGTGAGCTCTGGGGTGCCCCTGGCAGGGGTCGTGGCCATGCGGGGGCTGCCCAACCGCCTGCCGTGACCCTGGGCCTTGCGTGGGGAGGGTGACGCTGCGGTTGGTGCGTGGCGGTAGCCGTGTGTGTTAGCGCTGTTGGGGTGATGCTGGATGTGAGAGCATctagcctgctgctgccttctgactgctgccaggcaggtcattttggggaggtGCTGGGGTCCGTGGCGCCTCTAAAGCAGcgaggcaggtcccaggctgcGCCTGTTAGGTTGGAGTTTGCAGGGGAGGAGCCCGGCCTGGCGCTTGGGGTGCTGGAGAGGGAGTTgtgttgctcttgctctctcttgccctccttttctcctgttgggctttgtttcagcacagcccaggtgATGCGGTTTCGTTGCGCTGAAGTGCCAGAAGCCCCCGGTGAGGAGCACAGGCGTGCCCAGGAtggggagcaagggaggaggcaggtgtGGGAGGAGATGTCGGGTGAGTGCCCCGAAGAGAGGAGTGAGCAAAGCTCAAGCCTGCCCTGGCGTTGGGGTCTGAGCACCCTGTTCCCGGAGGGGTGCTTGTGGCGCGTGCAGCCTAAGAGGAGGGGTGCTTGTGCTTGCTGCATGCTGGAGGCACAGGAATCGTGGGGGTATCTGCAAGGCCCCTGTGAGTGAGGTGGTGGgtggggggctgttttggggtctgaGCTATGGGCACAGGCTGCTGGCGCTGCAGAGGCAGCGGCTGGAGCGCGCTGTGCCCGTGGGAAAGGCTGCCAGGCTGGAAGAAGCAGGAGCCCAGCGAAAGGCAGGGTGGGTTAGCCCTCAGGACTGCTCTTGTGCTGTGCATGCCCGCGAGTCTGTGGGCAAGCTGTCCCCCGtttgctgaaggtgctggtgagAGCTGGGGTCTGTATCCTGCCCTAGAGCTCTCACGTGGCAGGAGGAGTGTTTCTGCGAGTGCCCTGTGGTCTCTGGGCAAACGGGTGTGAGCCGCAGTGCTGGTAGCAGAGCGGTGCCTGGAGGTTGTGTTGCTGGGGGTTCTGCAGTAAAACATGCCTTTTGTTCTCCTaggtccttgctgctgtgggataGCTGGTGTTTTGCCCCTTGGCCTCCCGTCGAGCTGCCGGCTGGGGCCCCCTTTTGGgaccagctgggctggggccctgctccccgTTCTGTCGCTAAAGCAGCAAAGTCCCCTGCGGTGCTGCCGCAAATGCCAGGGCTGCTGAGTGCATCTGGGCAATGCCCCCTGCCAGGCCTAGCTCCTTCTTGCAAAGGCCTTTTGAGCATTGAGCAAagcaggtggggctgaggcccACCGTCCTGCTGGGGAGACTGACCCCCCAGTGggcacagcagtgggagcagcagggttaaaaatgtggctcagggccctccctagcacagcctgcaccttccctgcctgctgggggacagggctggtgacatccagccttgggtgagagtgacgtggggctgATGACATTGCCATCCACTAGCGGCAGGTGCCTGTGGCCGCCCCATGCCCCTGGGTGAGCTTGGTTGAGGGTGAGAGGCAGCGCTCTGCCtggttccccctgaggacaaatGCCTGGTCGATGCTGAACCCTGGCTGTCTCCCTGGTCCTTGCTCTCTGTGTGGCCTCATTGCTGCCCGGGAGCCTCGGCCTTTGCAGCTGCCGCAGCTGGGCCTCAGTCGGGTGGGATGTTCTTGCCGCGGAGCTGGAgcaactgggcatgggcacaggcgTCAGCGCTCcggcctgccctctccttggccccagccgtggtgctgctccgtgcggcttgtcaatgtgagcagcttgtgaaggtggccactgctctggaaagcacattggcagtgtaagcagggccggggcagctttggcagatgggcagtgactgattgtgcctgttgctgccccctGCACTTGTGCTGGTGGCTAGCAATGGCGTCTTGCTGTGCCTTTGGGAGTGGCTGGGGTGGTGTTGCTTATTGCCAGCCAAGGGCCTGTGCTGGGAACGACGGCTAGCACAAACTGGGCCCTGCCGGGCCTGCTACAGGAAGAGGCAAGAACAGGTGTCGTAAgagcacagcccccccccccccccccgagagccCCTAAACCCCACAGACCCTAGCTGATGGACGTAGGGCAGCTGTGGTACGACTCCTGCTAGCTCGCTGAGCAAGCCAAGGCACTGAGTGCGTGCGGGACACCAGCCCAGCTTTCTCCAGCACTCGGGCACGTGCAGCTCTTTTGAGGTGATAGTTATGAAACAGCTTGTGAGTCTTCCGCAGCACACAAGGGCTGTATTTCTGCCGCAGGTGTCCCAAATACACATATCCGTGCACCTGTTGTGTCGCACGGCTGCAATGAGGCCAGCCAGCACTTCCCAGAGACGTGGCATGCACGGCGTGCGTGCCTGCTTTGAGTGCAGGCCATCGCCAAAGCTTTAACCTTGCTGGCCGTGCGAACCTGGCGCAGGTGCCCTATTTTGTGCCTGTTCAGCGTGACAGCCGTACATCTGATGCACCTCCCAAATGTCATCTGTGCGGCAGGCACCCTTGCTACTGTCAGCTAGCTTCCTGGGATTGGGGGAAATAGGGCAGTCTGGCGTGTGCTAGTGTTTGTGATTTCTGGTCATCTCCCAGACACGAGGCAATCGTGGGTGTGTATCCCTGGGATGTGCATGTGGCGGGATGGGGCCCGCGTTGCCCACACAGCGTTGCCCAGGCGGAGGCAGCCACAGACAGAGGGCTTGTGAGAAGAGGCAACTTTATTGGGGTGTGTGCATAGGGCAGTGCTCCCGTGGGGAACTGAATCTCTCCAAAAGGATGGGCAGTCTCTGCGCAGGTGATCACAGGCGCCTCTGTCGCACGCCTCCTGTCAACGGCGTCTTCAGTGGGATCGGGTGAGGATCTGCAAAGTGTGCTTTTGCTCCATTTGCAGAGCCGTCTTTTGGCGTCAGTCTAACAGGCTCCTGAGCCGATCCTGCAGCTCGGTGAACTCGCGCAGCGCCTGGGCGTGGGCGTCGGGCTGCTGCGCCAGGTGCTGGAAGAGGTTGAGCGGGCTGGCCGTTTGGAAGGCCGCTGGCAGGGGGACCTCCCTGGGCACCCTCTCGTTGCCTAGGAGGAAGTGGTGaagctgtttctcctccaggcagtGGTGCAGGTAGCGCAGGACATCCCTCAGCCGCTCCAGGAGATGCTCCGGGCACCACGCTGATGGGGGAAGCAGTGTCAGGAGGTGCATGGCGACTGTTTTCAGGTGGACAGAGGAAAGCACCGAGTCCTCCAGGAGGTAGGTGAGGAGCTGCAGACACGTTAGgtggcagctgccctggggggcctgcctggccatgaatctgaagaacagcagctcttgcagggcacagctctccagccaagttgtgctgctgctgaggccggcctctgcctcctggctgcccaTGAAGAGCCCTGAGTTGTCTTGCTGCACCCCCAGCATTATCTCAGTGTGCATGGTTCTCCCAGAGTCGCATGTGAGCTGGAGCTTGCAGGaatgggaggaaggcagcactgTCAGCTGGCAGTTTTGTTCCGCAGCAATCATGTCCCAGGCATTTCTTACACAGAGCTGGAACCAGCGGGCGGTTTTCTCCACATCCAGGTAGAAGCCAGTGCGCAGGGTGTGTAGGAGCCCGGGGCGCTGATACCTGCGCACTCGGATCTGGGAGTGGTGCTGGAAGCACAGCAcgtcccccagcagctgctccctcTCGCACATGCACTCCAGCTTCGCATGGACGCGGCCATGCCtcgccggcagctccccgccggtGCCCAGCTTCAGGCGGAAGGAGTGCCCGGGTGGTGGAGGAGGTTGCCCgccagctcctccaccaccttgcATGTGTGGGCCACGTCCTGCACTGGCCCCCAGAGGTGCTGCTGGTAGAAGGTCTCTAGGGCCCTCCTGCCTGGGCAGTCCAGCTGCTGTTCAGGAGAGAGCCAgtgcacagcacccacagcctcctgctcctcgccttccccctcctcttcgctgctggaggagctcaggccactgctgctgtcacactCATCAAAGTCCTGCTCCGTGGCCATCCAGAAGAGcccaaagagcagcacaaggcCTGCAGCAAAGGCCCCAAACTGCCACAGGTCCCAGGTGGCGAAGACCACATCTCTCCTGAAAAGTCCGCTCTGCGGCTCCTGCATCATCTCCGCAAACTCCTGCTGCAGCCGAGTCATCagctccacctcctgctccttgcgCTGCTGCATCCACTGCTCCATGGCCACATCCATGTGGTCACTGACCTTCAGCGGCTGCAGGACAATGCCCAGCATGGCGAGGAGGAGCGCAAGACCCCCAGCCATAGCCTACCtagaggaggtgggagagaagcaggtgagccaggccagctgggagagagcttgcggattggtggcgggagctgcaggcacaaaggggcaagatgggagagggggcgagggagcttggaggcagcaaggctgggatTTGTGAGCGCTGCCTGAGCAGGGACCCCGGGCCACGCCAGGGAAAGCGCTTGggccctggtgcctgcaggctccaagggGACGCAGGGCCTAGACGCCGACACTGTGGGGCCGGCCCATCCTGCCAACCCTCCCCTGAGGCCCAGCACCCTGGCCAGGCTTTGCCCCAGGGGCAGGGGTGCAGAAAGAGCAAGTGCCACCAGAATGGGGAGTCCTGAGgcccgtgcccccccgcccccccgccaagGGAGCAGCGGCCCGCAGAGCTGCGAGTGCCCGGCGCATCCCCAACACGTCTCTGGGCACCCGGGCTCACTGGGAGCCCCAGGCACCTCTGCCTCCAGCGCTCAGGGTGCCAACATCCCTGACCCAACGCGCTGCTCTGCATggctcagcccttgctgcagcgctGGAAACCTCCGGGAGGGAGCTGGCATTGGTGCCCCGGCCCTCGTCCCGTCCAGTGTTGCCCCACTGCTGCACTCACCCTGCAGAGGCTGCCGCAGCCCGGGCTGGC
It includes:
- the LOC135328932 gene encoding inositol 1,4,5-trisphosphate receptor-interacting protein-like 1; amino-acid sequence: MEQWMQQRKEQEVELMTRLQQEFAEMMQEPQSGLFRRDVVFATWDLWQFGAFAAGLVLLFGLFWMATEQDFDECDSSSGLSSSSSEEEGEGEEQEAVGAVHWLSPEQQLDCPGRRALETFYQQHLWGPVQDVAHTCKLGTGGELPARHGRVHAKLECMCEREQLLGDVLCFQHHSQIRVRRYQRPGLLHTLRTGFYLDVEKTARWFQLCVRNAWDMIAAEQNCQLTVLPSSHSCKLQLTCDSGRTMHTEIMLGVQQDNSGLFMGSQEAEAGLSSSTTWLESCALQELLFFRFMARQAPQGSCHLTCLQLLTYLLEDSVLSSVHLKTVAMHLLTLLPPSAWCPEHLLERLRDVLRYLHHCLEEKQLHHFLLGNERVPREVPLPAAFQTASPLNLFQHLAQQPDAHAQALREFTELQDRLRRLLLWGNSQEQDGLRRQATDGRAAVLLQTLQG